TTGCTCACGACCACCGCCCCGTGCAGGTACCCGCCGCCGGCCAGGACCGCCTCGTAGTCCTCCTTGGCGGCCTCCTTCGACATGTAACCGCCGATCAGGACATCGATCGTCTCGTCGTCGAACTTCATCGGTCCTCCTCAGCTCCGAACGTTCCTCACGCCGAGAGTCCGTGCCCGGCGTGCCCATGGTGGGCAGCCGTGTGCAGCGCGTCCTCGTCCTCGGCCGACGGGTGCGACGTGATGTCGAACGTGACCTTCCTGACGGTGCCGGTGAAGGCGAAGGGCTTCTTGTCCTCGTAGCTGAGGTCGACGACTCCGCCGTTGTCACGGCCGATGTCCATGCCGGCGTAGGCAGAGAAACGGATCGGGACGGTGTGGTCCATCCGGCCGGTGGCGACGGCCTCGCCGTTGACCAGCAGGGTGACCTGCCCGCCGGTGGCGGGCTTGGGCGCATCGGCCACGAACTCCATGCGCACGTTCACCTCACCCGCCGGCAGCCGCACGTCGGCCTGCTGCCGGTAGACGAACACGCCCATCATCGAGTAGGTGTGGGTGAGTCTGCCGTCCTGGACGAAGAGCGAGAACCCGCCCAGATGGTCGGCCTCGGCCACGATCACGCCTTCGGCCCCCTCGGGCGGGACCATCAGGTCGGCGCTGATCGTGTACGAGTGGTTGTAGATGCGCGGGATCATCCCCGACATGACGTTCTGGACGTCTCCCCGGTACTCGAAGTGGTCCAGATCCGGCCGCGGCGGGAGGATGCCGAAGAACGCGGAGAGCGTGGCGAGCAGCGGGAGCACCTTGTACTTCTCCGCCTCCTGCCAGAAGAGCTCCCTCAACTCTCTCACCTTCTCGGGGTGATCCGCGGCGAGGTCGTGCGCCTGGCTGAAGTCGTCAGGCAGGTAGTAGAGCTCGGTCGGGTCGTCGTCCGGGTTCCAGACGCCGGGCGCGTACGGCTTGAGCGCCTCGGGTGTGACCACCCAAGGGATGCGCTCGGTCTTCATCGCCAGCCACCAGCCGTCCTTGTACATGGCACGGTTGCCGATGCTCTCGAAGTACTGCTGCGCGTGCCGTTCCGGGGCGGCCGCGGCGAACAGCGACTCCGCGAAGGTCACACCGTGCAGCGGCTCCTGCTCGATACCGTCGACATGCGAGGGGGCCGGGATCCCGAGGACGTCCAGGATCGTCGGACCGATGTCGATGACGTGGGTGAACTGCGAGCGCAGCGCGCCCGGGTCCGTGATCCGCGCCGGCCAGTGGACGA
The sequence above is a segment of the Kitasatospora sp. NBC_00240 genome. Coding sequences within it:
- a CDS encoding sulfatase-like hydrolase/transferase; the encoded protein is MEVYAGFSENADHNVGRVIDAIDELGELDNTLIIWVWGDNGASMEGTVTGSFNEMTMQNGIPLSDEMQLQLAERYGGIEAWGSQLMDPHYSAAWAWAGNTPFKWGKQVGSHLGGTRDPMVVHWPARITDPGALRSQFTHVIDIGPTILDVLGIPAPSHVDGIEQEPLHGVTFAESLFAAAAPERHAQQYFESIGNRAMYKDGWWLAMKTERIPWVVTPEALKPYAPGVWNPDDDPTELYYLPDDFSQAHDLAADHPEKVRELRELFWQEAEKYKVLPLLATLSAFFGILPPRPDLDHFEYRGDVQNVMSGMIPRIYNHSYTISADLMVPPEGAEGVIVAEADHLGGFSLFVQDGRLTHTYSMMGVFVYRQQADVRLPAGEVNVRMEFVADAPKPATGGQVTLLVNGEAVATGRMDHTVPIRFSAYAGMDIGRDNGGVVDLSYEDKKPFAFTGTVRKVTFDITSHPSAEDEDALHTAAHHGHAGHGLSA